A single region of the Pogoniulus pusillus isolate bPogPus1 chromosome Z, bPogPus1.pri, whole genome shotgun sequence genome encodes:
- the QNG1 gene encoding queuosine 5'-phosphate N-glycosylase/hydrolase isoform X2, protein MTLDQVRHVFRSDTEVPIPLIEERHRVLNESGTVLLEKFGGSFLTCVKMSEKSAQKLLRLVLENFPSYRDEAVFEKKKVSFYKRAQILVADTWSVLEGKGDGCFDDISSLTIFADYRIPQVLVHLKAMKYSDELMKKLHEGTVFRSGDKEEVEIRGCSIWCCALICKHLLELYEKKGQDMGGKINAVLLDYYLWDYARDHREDMKNIPFHRVRCIYY, encoded by the exons ATGACACTTGACCAGGTTAGACATGTATTTCGCTCTGACACAGAAGTGCCCATACCTTTGATTGAAGAAAGACATCGTGTGCTGAATGAGAGTGGAACTGTTCTGTTGGAGAAGTTTGGAGGCTCTTTCCTCACCTGTGTTAAAATGAGTGAGAAAAGTGCTCAGAAACTACTACGTCTAGTACTGGAAAATTTTCCTTCTTACagagatgaagctgtatttgaG aaaaaaaaggtgTCTTTCTACAAGCGGGCACAAATACTTGTGGCGGATACATGGAGTGTACTAGAAGGCAAAGGAGATGGCTGTTTTGATGACATTTCTAGTCTGACTATATTTGCTGACTACAGAATTCCTCAAGTTCTTGTTCATTTAAAAGCAATGAAGTATTCTGATGAACTAATGAAAAAATTACATGAAG GAACAGTTTTCCGGTCTGGAGATAAAGAGGAGGTGGAGATCCGTGGCTGTTCCATTTGGTGTTGTGCGCTGATTTGTAAGCACTTGCTGGAGCTCTATGAGAAGAAGGGCCAGGACATGGGTGGGAAGATCAATGCTGTTTTACTTGATTATTATCTTTGGGACTATGCCAGGGATCACAGGGAAGACATGAAAAATATTCCGTTTCACCGAGTGCGGTGCATATATTACTAA
- the QNG1 gene encoding queuosine 5'-phosphate N-glycosylase/hydrolase isoform X1, with product MEVCLSPLESAKFIASHSKDVTVDEEGARRVAESLFDKVSAEEFGLAGWKSLHELNPRAANEEAVNWVFLADTLNFSFWSDDEKKKYLVNYKGKMYSGYWSLCAAINRALDDGIPITSASYFATMTLDQVRHVFRSDTEVPIPLIEERHRVLNESGTVLLEKFGGSFLTCVKMSEKSAQKLLRLVLENFPSYRDEAVFEKKKVSFYKRAQILVADTWSVLEGKGDGCFDDISSLTIFADYRIPQVLVHLKAMKYSDELMKKLHEGTVFRSGDKEEVEIRGCSIWCCALICKHLLELYEKKGQDMGGKINAVLLDYYLWDYARDHREDMKNIPFHRVRCIYY from the exons ATGGAGGTGTGCCTGTCCCCCCTGGAGTCCGCCAAGTTTATAGCGAGCCATAGCAAAGATGTCACCGTAGACGAGGAGGGGGCGCGGCGGGTGGCGGAGAGTTTGTTTGATAAAGTCTCGGCGGAGGAGTTCGGGCTGGCAGGGTGGAAGAGCCTCCATGAGCTGAACCCCCGAGCCGCCAACGAGGAGGCGGTCAACTGGGTGTTCCTGGCGGACACGCTCAACTTCTCCTTCTGGTCCGACGACGAGAAGAAGAAGTATCTGGTGAACTACAAGGGTAAAATGTATAGCGGCTACTGGTCCCTCTGTGCCGCCATCAACAGAGCTCTGGACGACG GAATACCTATTACCAGTGCATCATATTTTGCGACCATGACACTTGACCAGGTTAGACATGTATTTCGCTCTGACACAGAAGTGCCCATACCTTTGATTGAAGAAAGACATCGTGTGCTGAATGAGAGTGGAACTGTTCTGTTGGAGAAGTTTGGAGGCTCTTTCCTCACCTGTGTTAAAATGAGTGAGAAAAGTGCTCAGAAACTACTACGTCTAGTACTGGAAAATTTTCCTTCTTACagagatgaagctgtatttgaG aaaaaaaaggtgTCTTTCTACAAGCGGGCACAAATACTTGTGGCGGATACATGGAGTGTACTAGAAGGCAAAGGAGATGGCTGTTTTGATGACATTTCTAGTCTGACTATATTTGCTGACTACAGAATTCCTCAAGTTCTTGTTCATTTAAAAGCAATGAAGTATTCTGATGAACTAATGAAAAAATTACATGAAG GAACAGTTTTCCGGTCTGGAGATAAAGAGGAGGTGGAGATCCGTGGCTGTTCCATTTGGTGTTGTGCGCTGATTTGTAAGCACTTGCTGGAGCTCTATGAGAAGAAGGGCCAGGACATGGGTGGGAAGATCAATGCTGTTTTACTTGATTATTATCTTTGGGACTATGCCAGGGATCACAGGGAAGACATGAAAAATATTCCGTTTCACCGAGTGCGGTGCATATATTACTAA